In Macaca nemestrina isolate mMacNem1 chromosome 9, mMacNem.hap1, whole genome shotgun sequence, a single genomic region encodes these proteins:
- the LOC105499833 gene encoding zinc finger protein 25-like, whose protein sequence is MWNFLSRKVKHQKTRTTEKAYECKECGKFFCQKSALIVHQHTHSKGKSYDCDKCGNSFSKNEDLTRHQKIYTRDKTYECKECEKIFYHLSSLSRHLRTHAEEKPYECNQCEKSSYQKPHLIEHQKTHTGEKPFECTGCGKFFYVKAYLMVHQKTHTGEKPYECKECGKAFSQKSHLTVHQRTHTGEKPYKCKECGKFFSRNSHLRTHQRTHTGEKPYECKECRKCFYQKSALTVHQRTHTGEKPFECNKCGKTFYYKSDLTKHQRKHTGEKPYECTECGKSFSVNSVLRLHQRTHTGEKPYACKECEKSFFRKSHFIIHQRKHTGEKPYECQECGETFIQKSQLTAHQKTHTKKRKAEKQDELRNSLD, encoded by the coding sequence ATGTGGAACTTTCTGTCTAGGAAAGTTAAACATCAGAAAACTCGTACCACAGAGAAAgcctatgaatgtaaggaatgtgggaagttCTTCTGTCAGAAGTCTGCCCTCATAGTACATCAGCATACTCACTCAAAGGGCAAATCCTATGACTGTGACAAATGTGGGAACTCTTTCTCCAAAAATGAAGACCTCACAAGACATCAGAAAATTTACACGAGAGATAAAACCTACGAGTGtaaagaatgtgagaaaatattttaccaCCTATCATCTCTCAGTAGACATCTGAGAACCCATGCAGAAGAGAAACCCTACGAATGTAATCAGTGTGAGAAATCCTCCTACCAGAAACCACATCTCATAGAACatcagaaaacacacacaggGGAGAAACCTTTTGAATGTACTGGATGTGGGAAATTCTTCTATGTGAAGGCATACCTTATGGTACatcagaaaacacacacaggggagaaaccctatgagtgtaaggagtgtgggaaagccttttcccagaagtcacacctcacagtacatcagagaacacacacaggggagaaaccctataaatgtaaggaatgtgggaaattcTTCTCTAGGAATTCACACCTCAGAActcatcagagaactcacacaggagagaaaccctatgaatgtaaggaatgtagGAAATGCTTCTACCAGAAGTCAGCCCTCACAGTACATCAGCGAACTCACACAGGGGAGAAACCCTTTGAATGTAATAAATGTGGGAAAACCTTTTACTATAAATCAGACCTCACTAAACATCAGAGAAAACACACAGGGGAGAAGCCCTATGAATGCACAGAATGTGGCAAATCTTTCTCTGTGAATTCCGTCCTCAGATTACATCAAAGGActcacacaggagagaagccCTATGCATGCAAGGAATGTGAGAAGTCCTTTTTTCGGAAGTCACATTTTATTATACATCAGAGAAAACACACAGGGGAGAAGCCCTATGAGTGCCAAGAGTGTGGGGAAACCTTTATCCAGAAGTCACAACTCACTGCACATCAGAAGACACACACGAAGAAGAGGAAGGCTGAGAAGCAAGATGAGTTGAGAAATTCTCTTGACTGA